The Pseudoalteromonas sp. UG3-2 genome contains a region encoding:
- a CDS encoding ABC transporter ATP-binding protein, which produces MLAMRNLAKAYYTDTIKTQALQPFDLEIAAGEFVAVVGPSGSGKTTFLNVTGLLENPCEGQYELDGINVEKLSDKHKSKLRNEKIGFIFQSFNLIPELNLYDNIDMPLRYRKLSSKQRHERIMDALTKVGLASRQSHFPAQLSGGQQQRVAIARAIAGKPAFLLADEPTGNLDSKMADSIMKLLQDINNQGTSIIMVTHDPQQALKAQRVVEIRDGIIAEVADYAKAIA; this is translated from the coding sequence ATGTTAGCAATGCGCAATTTGGCCAAGGCATACTATACCGATACCATCAAAACTCAAGCGTTGCAGCCTTTCGATTTGGAGATTGCCGCTGGCGAGTTTGTCGCCGTAGTTGGGCCGTCGGGTTCTGGAAAAACGACGTTTTTAAACGTTACCGGACTGCTGGAAAATCCCTGCGAAGGCCAGTATGAATTAGATGGCATTAATGTGGAAAAACTCAGCGACAAGCACAAGTCAAAGCTTAGAAATGAGAAAATAGGCTTTATCTTTCAAAGTTTTAACCTAATCCCCGAGCTGAATCTGTACGACAATATCGATATGCCACTACGCTATCGTAAGCTGTCGAGCAAACAGCGTCATGAACGCATTATGGATGCCCTCACCAAGGTGGGGTTAGCGTCTCGGCAAAGCCACTTTCCAGCACAACTCTCTGGTGGTCAACAACAACGAGTGGCGATAGCCAGAGCCATTGCCGGTAAGCCTGCTTTTTTGCTCGCGGATGAACCAACAGGCAACTTAGACAGCAAAATGGCTGATAGCATTATGAAGTTGCTGCAAGACATTAATAACCAAGGCACCAGTATTATTATGGTGACACATGATCCGCAACAAGCGCTAAAAGCACAGCGTGTAGTGGAAATTCGCGACGGCATTATTGCAGAAGTCGCCGACTACGCCAAAGCCATTGCTTAG
- a CDS encoding efflux RND transporter periplasmic adaptor subunit, whose amino-acid sequence MTYIPDTSSQDTKVEKPKKRLPLLVLAAISIVLVVVALAPLFSQWLSDEAAVAKQDLHIASVKKGDFIRDISVQGKVVAARRPQIYSPAQGTVTYHVAAGDSVVAGQTLAVIDSPELKSELAQQQAELNRLETQLQRQIIHAKKQDLVQENYLGEAEVALNAAKREMQRSENGLKSQVISDIDYQKAKDELQNAEREYRLALKEVALLKESQKFEIRTKELEYDAQKVKVAELSRQVDALKVVSPVAGIVGNLAVEQKNTVAKNQSLLSVVDLSEYEIEVQIPESYSEDLAIGMSAEINLNGESYQGEIVAISPEIENGRVAGKIRFNQQTVKGLRQNQRLTSRIVIEHKQNIAYLPHGQYLTVHNGQFAYVIKEGRAIKTPIKVGLRSISQVEVLAGLKEGDLVVTSDPRLFNDAPSVRILQ is encoded by the coding sequence ATGACTTATATCCCTGATACCAGCTCCCAGGATACTAAGGTCGAAAAGCCGAAAAAACGCCTACCGTTACTAGTATTGGCTGCTATTTCTATAGTGCTGGTTGTGGTTGCGTTAGCGCCCCTTTTTTCCCAGTGGCTCAGTGATGAAGCGGCGGTTGCAAAACAAGACCTCCACATTGCCAGTGTTAAAAAGGGCGATTTTATCAGAGATATTTCGGTGCAAGGTAAAGTGGTTGCCGCGAGGCGGCCGCAGATTTACAGCCCAGCTCAAGGCACGGTGACTTATCACGTTGCCGCCGGCGATTCCGTGGTTGCCGGGCAAACGTTAGCCGTTATCGACAGCCCAGAACTGAAAAGTGAACTGGCGCAACAGCAAGCTGAACTCAACCGCCTAGAAACCCAACTGCAACGTCAGATCATTCACGCCAAAAAACAAGACTTAGTACAAGAAAACTACCTTGGTGAAGCCGAAGTGGCACTGAATGCGGCAAAGCGAGAAATGCAGCGATCAGAAAATGGCCTAAAAAGCCAAGTGATCAGCGATATAGATTACCAAAAAGCCAAAGACGAATTGCAAAATGCCGAGCGGGAATACCGTTTGGCACTAAAAGAAGTGGCGCTATTAAAAGAAAGCCAGAAGTTTGAAATTCGTACCAAAGAGCTGGAATACGATGCTCAAAAGGTCAAGGTGGCTGAACTGAGTCGCCAGGTTGATGCCCTTAAAGTGGTGTCACCGGTCGCGGGGATCGTGGGGAATTTGGCGGTTGAGCAAAAAAATACGGTGGCAAAAAATCAATCCTTGTTGAGTGTGGTTGATTTGTCCGAATACGAAATCGAAGTTCAGATCCCCGAAAGTTATTCAGAAGATTTAGCCATTGGCATGAGTGCTGAAATTAACCTTAATGGTGAATCATACCAAGGTGAAATTGTTGCCATTTCCCCAGAAATAGAAAACGGTCGGGTTGCCGGTAAAATCCGCTTTAATCAGCAAACAGTGAAAGGACTTAGGCAAAACCAACGCCTTACCAGCCGTATTGTGATAGAGCACAAGCAAAATATTGCTTACTTACCCCATGGTCAATACCTCACGGTGCATAACGGCCAATTTGCCTATGTTATAAAAGAAGGAAGGGCGATTAAAACGCCGATTAAGGTGGGGCTTCGAAGTATTTCGCAAGTTGAAGTGCTTGCTGGTCTCAAAGAAGGGGATTTAGTGGTGACGTCGGATCCGCGCTTATTTAATGACGCACCAAGCGTCAGAATTCTGCAATAG
- a CDS encoding chromosome partitioning protein ParA — MLIDKLPSDVFIYMAVNLGLLILAAWFYILLLILREFRLFAKNVQGNHQAGHDNHYLLQQCRDAIDRSMRFIADNQKTIQELASIQSNLEQQLIEIKTSTRDHITKDEQTKIDELNRKLIKSHRLIKKLKGDLDSSIERLKVTRRKLYDQYQSTEQLQKENQELRQQLEESTTAAGPSEQELEQLVANFERERQDMSHTINEYKRQIAEQSQALQQLIVQEQEVEDGAKLQEIKAELEQTREALQHLSKEKKFIESRYLELVNNQNE; from the coding sequence ATGTTAATTGATAAACTACCCAGCGATGTATTCATTTATATGGCGGTGAACCTCGGGCTGCTAATATTAGCGGCCTGGTTTTATATCCTATTATTGATATTAAGAGAATTCCGGCTATTTGCAAAAAATGTCCAAGGCAATCACCAAGCAGGACACGATAACCACTATTTATTGCAACAGTGTCGCGATGCCATTGACCGCTCTATGCGGTTTATTGCCGATAACCAAAAAACCATCCAAGAGCTGGCCAGCATACAATCCAACCTCGAGCAGCAGCTAATAGAAATAAAAACCTCCACCCGAGATCACATTACCAAAGATGAACAAACCAAAATTGATGAATTGAATCGCAAGTTAATTAAGTCTCATAGGCTCATAAAAAAGCTCAAAGGCGATTTAGATAGCAGCATTGAGCGACTTAAAGTCACCCGTCGCAAACTCTATGATCAATACCAATCGACTGAACAATTACAAAAAGAAAATCAAGAGTTGCGACAACAGTTAGAGGAGTCAACCACCGCGGCTGGGCCATCGGAGCAGGAGCTGGAGCAACTGGTGGCGAATTTTGAGCGTGAGCGCCAAGACATGTCCCACACAATTAATGAGTATAAGCGCCAAATTGCTGAGCAGAGTCAGGCCCTTCAACAGCTAATAGTACAAGAGCAAGAAGTGGAAGATGGTGCCAAATTACAAGAAATTAAGGCAGAGCTGGAGCAAACCCGAGAAGCCTTACAGCACCTGTCAAAGGAGAAAAAGTTTATTGAAAGTCGCTATCTGGAGCTGGTAAACAATCAGAACGAATAA
- a CDS encoding response regulator encodes MKVLIVDDSPATLEIVRRGLSRFQYRKLLVKKAQSAKEALKVIGSWHPDIVLTDWHMPDISGLALVKAIKQKKLDITMAMVTTVDDKEQIKLAMEYGAAFVLSKPFADDDLHLKMQPLVEAAEQSIKTRQIHALHKGVPLPQVAQLEKLMNKHIDPELRLDQVQPLEFDADNLPCVMVAYEDPKIQKVRAVGVLDIYALCVIVASTGNLSKSEAMQVIHNHQINEEILSACKSALNSTSYAFLDTMTRRSLKVKTLQFVEKPFPKLRQLYQTAANMRIDLCCQRPGMAQGKILLVGFLG; translated from the coding sequence GTGAAGGTATTAATCGTTGATGACAGCCCGGCAACCTTAGAAATAGTCCGACGAGGTCTTTCGCGATTTCAATATCGCAAGCTGCTGGTGAAAAAGGCGCAAAGCGCCAAAGAAGCGCTGAAAGTCATAGGCTCGTGGCACCCCGACATAGTGTTAACCGATTGGCATATGCCAGACATCTCAGGCTTGGCATTGGTTAAGGCAATTAAACAGAAGAAGCTCGACATTACCATGGCGATGGTGACAACCGTCGACGATAAAGAACAAATTAAATTGGCCATGGAATATGGCGCGGCTTTTGTGCTGTCGAAGCCCTTTGCCGACGACGATCTGCATTTGAAAATGCAGCCTTTGGTAGAAGCCGCAGAGCAAAGCATTAAAACCCGTCAAATCCATGCCCTTCACAAAGGCGTGCCCTTGCCACAAGTGGCACAACTTGAAAAACTGATGAATAAACACATCGACCCAGAGCTACGATTAGATCAGGTCCAGCCGCTGGAGTTTGACGCCGATAACCTACCTTGTGTGATGGTGGCGTATGAAGACCCCAAAATACAAAAAGTCAGGGCTGTGGGGGTGTTAGATATTTATGCCCTTTGCGTTATTGTTGCCTCAACGGGCAACCTATCTAAGTCTGAAGCGATGCAGGTGATCCATAACCATCAGATTAATGAAGAGATTTTGTCAGCCTGTAAATCGGCACTTAATTCCACTTCCTACGCTTTTTTAGACACCATGACTCGCAGAAGTTTGAAAGTAAAAACCCTGCAATTTGTGGAAAAGCCTTTTCCTAAATTACGCCAGCTGTATCAGACCGCCGCCAATATGCGCATCGATCTGTGCTGCCAACGCCCGGGTATGGCGCAAGGTAAAATCTTACTGGTGGGCTTTTTAGGCTAA
- the nhaR gene encoding transcriptional activator NhaR, which yields MNINFNHLYYFWQVSNEGSIAAASKILHLTPQTISAQLSSLEQRLGKPLFIREGRGLRLTDFGILTKQYADDMFSIAKEWLETTQDEFGNAHRTLKVGISDAIPKSLVSKWLAPLIENDKVANLHCIDGQQAELLAQMATHKLDIVLADKPLDSQLPFKVFCHEIGKSQIGFYSSSDTSEKLNTHYPASLQDKAILLPAKHSPVTNAIQYWLQEQDIEVKVAGHVDDSALMKSLGQQGFGLFPAPLSIKRELERHYDVVLIGTMENVYQSYYAFTPDRLIKDSIFSEFVRLAKSIS from the coding sequence ATGAACATAAACTTTAACCATCTATATTATTTTTGGCAGGTGAGTAACGAAGGCAGCATCGCGGCCGCGAGTAAAATACTGCATTTAACCCCGCAAACGATCAGCGCTCAGCTATCCAGCTTAGAACAGCGCTTGGGCAAACCTTTGTTTATTCGTGAGGGTCGCGGACTCAGGCTAACGGATTTTGGCATTCTAACCAAACAGTACGCTGATGATATGTTCTCAATTGCAAAAGAGTGGTTAGAAACCACCCAAGATGAATTCGGTAACGCTCACCGCACGCTAAAAGTGGGTATTTCTGATGCCATTCCCAAATCTTTGGTTTCAAAATGGCTAGCTCCTTTAATCGAAAACGATAAAGTCGCCAACTTGCACTGCATTGACGGCCAACAAGCTGAGCTGTTAGCGCAAATGGCCACTCATAAGCTCGATATTGTATTGGCAGATAAGCCCTTAGACAGCCAATTACCTTTTAAGGTGTTTTGTCATGAAATAGGAAAGAGCCAAATTGGCTTTTATAGCTCGTCAGATACATCCGAAAAGCTCAACACACACTATCCAGCCTCACTACAAGATAAAGCGATTTTATTACCGGCAAAGCATAGCCCAGTAACCAACGCCATCCAGTATTGGTTGCAGGAGCAAGATATTGAAGTGAAAGTAGCCGGCCACGTTGATGACAGTGCCTTGATGAAATCCCTTGGTCAGCAAGGGTTTGGTTTATTTCCGGCGCCTTTATCCATAAAGCGCGAACTGGAACGCCACTATGATGTAGTGTTAATTGGCACCATGGAGAATGTTTACCAAAGCTACTACGCCTTTACCCCAGATAGGCTAATAAAAGATTCTATCTTCTCTGAGTTTGTTCGGCTCGCGAAGAGCATCAGTTAA
- a CDS encoding SelT/SelW/SelH family protein, with translation MHKPKIRIHFCTLCQWLLRSAWLAQELLSTFSDDLAEVALVPASKGCFEIYYNDTLIWCRKLDGGFPEAKELKRRVRDKLDPERDLGHIDN, from the coding sequence TTGCACAAGCCCAAAATTCGTATTCATTTTTGCACTTTGTGTCAGTGGTTGTTGCGTTCAGCCTGGCTGGCACAAGAGTTACTCTCGACTTTTTCCGATGATCTAGCTGAAGTCGCCTTAGTGCCGGCTAGCAAAGGCTGCTTTGAAATTTATTATAATGATACCTTAATCTGGTGTCGCAAACTCGATGGTGGTTTCCCTGAAGCAAAGGAACTAAAACGGCGGGTTCGTGATAAATTGGACCCAGAGCGAGACTTGGGTCACATTGATAATTAG
- a CDS encoding GNAT family N-acetyltransferase produces the protein MTITVRPAEPSDAKTILHFINELAIYEKEPDAVVNTVAEIEKKLFGEQARAHSVICEQDSEAIGFAVYFFNYSTWLGKHGLYLEDLYVSQDKRGNGAGKGIMKYLANLALEKDCGRFEWVVLDWNKPSIDFYDSIGAEPQNEWIIYRLSGQALKDFATS, from the coding sequence ATGACCATAACCGTGCGGCCTGCAGAGCCATCCGATGCCAAAACCATCTTACATTTTATCAATGAATTAGCCATTTACGAGAAAGAGCCTGATGCTGTGGTGAACACCGTAGCCGAAATAGAAAAAAAACTGTTCGGCGAGCAGGCAAGGGCCCACAGTGTCATTTGTGAGCAAGATAGTGAGGCGATCGGTTTTGCTGTCTATTTCTTTAATTATTCAACCTGGTTAGGAAAGCATGGTTTATACCTCGAAGATCTTTACGTAAGCCAAGATAAGCGTGGAAATGGAGCAGGGAAGGGGATTATGAAGTATTTAGCTAACTTGGCGTTAGAAAAGGACTGTGGGCGTTTTGAGTGGGTGGTATTAGATTGGAATAAACCGTCCATTGATTTCTACGACAGCATCGGCGCCGAGCCGCAAAACGAATGGATCATTTACCGCTTGAGTGGCCAAGCGCTAAAAGACTTTGCCACCAGTTAA
- a CDS encoding chalcone isomerase family protein, translating to MFTRIFAAIALLFTSFSSLASIDVVQRFIEQPKAVGETARMTYLFWDVYDATLYAPQGTYSEQQPFVLALRYLRDLDGKAIAERSIEEMQKQGFNDHELEKKWLQQMIAIFPDVSEDTTLYGVRNAAGYTEFYQGSNKIGEVQDPQFTRWFFDIWLGSKTSEPKLRAEILGLGSK from the coding sequence ATGTTTACAAGGATATTTGCTGCCATAGCTCTACTTTTTACCAGTTTTTCATCACTCGCCAGTATCGATGTGGTGCAGCGCTTTATTGAGCAACCGAAAGCAGTGGGTGAAACAGCCAGAATGACCTATTTATTTTGGGACGTTTACGATGCCACCCTGTACGCACCACAAGGGACTTACTCTGAGCAGCAGCCCTTTGTATTAGCACTACGCTATTTACGCGATCTTGACGGTAAAGCCATTGCGGAGCGCTCTATTGAAGAGATGCAGAAACAAGGCTTTAATGACCATGAACTGGAAAAAAAGTGGCTACAACAGATGATTGCTATATTTCCTGATGTCAGTGAAGACACAACCCTTTATGGTGTCCGTAATGCCGCAGGCTATACTGAGTTTTATCAGGGCAGCAACAAAATTGGTGAAGTCCAAGACCCACAGTTTACCCGTTGGTTTTTCGATATTTGGTTAGGAAGTAAAACCTCAGAGCCCAAATTACGTGCAGAAATATTAGGACTAGGGAGTAAATAA
- a CDS encoding DUF3833 domain-containing protein, with product MRATIIILITLLLTACSSGIEGNRYAQLQPKFDPYTFFQGDIKAWGIVQDRDGNMIQQFVVDINAYQNESGQLILDETFEYLLGDGVKERVWKIRQQQNGSYVGRAGDILAEASGETFGNAMNWRYEMDLPVGDTSYVVTFDDWMWAFDNNTLMNRSYIEKFGLTMAEVTIFMQKQ from the coding sequence ATGCGAGCCACCATTATTATACTTATTACGTTGCTACTTACCGCTTGCAGCAGCGGTATTGAAGGAAACCGCTATGCCCAGTTGCAACCCAAGTTTGACCCTTACACCTTCTTTCAAGGGGACATAAAAGCTTGGGGCATTGTACAAGACCGTGATGGCAATATGATCCAGCAGTTTGTGGTAGACATTAACGCCTACCAGAATGAGTCGGGACAACTGATACTCGACGAAACGTTTGAGTATTTGTTGGGAGACGGCGTTAAAGAACGAGTTTGGAAAATTCGTCAGCAACAAAATGGCAGTTACGTTGGCCGAGCTGGTGATATTTTAGCCGAGGCTTCAGGTGAAACCTTTGGTAATGCCATGAACTGGCGCTATGAGATGGACTTACCTGTGGGTGACACCAGCTATGTAGTGACTTTTGATGATTGGATGTGGGCGTTTGATAATAACACCCTTATGAACCGCTCTTACATTGAAAAATTTGGCTTAACTATGGCCGAGGTGACTATTTTTATGCAAAAACAATAA
- a CDS encoding GNAT family N-acetyltransferase: MQLVQLKPEDPQTIAVFSEIDKLMNSLYPIASAQSLAVEELNQPNVYAVGLQTDEGIVACGAIVKQFDKTLYGEIKRLYVKPSYRGKGLSKRIMQILLHYAGDAQIPLIRLETGSKQTNAIKLYESLGFERCERFGFYRDNPLSVFMSLAMHQEA, from the coding sequence ATGCAATTAGTTCAACTTAAGCCAGAGGATCCGCAGACCATTGCGGTGTTCTCTGAAATCGACAAGCTAATGAATAGCTTGTATCCCATCGCTAGTGCACAGTCTTTGGCTGTGGAAGAGCTAAACCAACCCAATGTTTATGCCGTAGGCCTGCAAACAGATGAAGGTATTGTTGCTTGCGGCGCCATTGTAAAACAATTTGATAAAACCTTGTACGGCGAAATTAAGCGCTTGTATGTCAAGCCAAGCTATCGCGGCAAGGGGCTATCTAAGCGTATTATGCAAATCTTGTTGCACTACGCTGGAGATGCGCAAATTCCCCTGATCCGCCTAGAGACAGGTTCAAAACAAACCAATGCGATTAAGTTATATGAAAGTCTAGGATTTGAGCGTTGTGAGCGCTTTGGCTTTTACCGTGATAACCCCTTGAGTGTATTTATGTCTCTAGCAATGCATCAAGAGGCCTAA